A stretch of Zymoseptoria tritici IPO323 chromosome 1, whole genome shotgun sequence DNA encodes these proteins:
- a CDS encoding membrane protein acetyltransferase-like protein (Membrane protein - acetyltransferase-like) produces the protein MDLDALEAESLPLHTLQNGSLSSAANSTPPKSPAQHRSTAYLDGLRGLAAFFVYYYHHLSWFYGPTAPFVWGLGHVDAETGQGGWYFVQLPWIRIFFSGGNPAVAIFFVLSGYVLSISPFRKLHDGRRKDVLNSLVSATVRRPFRLYIPVIGVSLAFVLAMHLPFGLAPKVGWPTPKDSLAAELAEWVPQTLRVLNPFALLGITKPWYIYDPPAYTMAIEYVGSMLVFALLACLTFIRSARLHGLILVLLCLAFLLTYHWTWAMFAMGMFLALNDVEAFDSTFLSRFGARATNTLHHISFIVGWYLLSQPAGPMDAGKMSMDTPGWYILTNLIPSIYIGTNKEYWRWWNAWGALLLVYSVLRIRWLQRFCTSRPLVYLGRLSFMLYLTHTPVLWTFADRVYRALGNVPAEGMSTWWDGRFEVPNWGPHGFGTRWFLAQGLVLPVQFLVAEGATRGIDRPSIEVGRWIVGRLGI, from the coding sequence ATGGATCTCGACGCTCTAGAAGCCGAGTCGCTGCCCTTGCATACTCTCCAAAATGGCTCCCTATCCTCCGCCGCAAACTCCACACCCCCGAAATCTCCCGCACAACATCGCTCGACAGCCTACCTCGACGGCCTCCGTGGTCTAGCCGCTTTTTTCGTCTACTATTATCATCACCTGTCTTGGTTCTACGGTCCCACTGCACCTTTCGTCTGGGGTCTTGGACATGTCGACGCGGAAACTGGACAAGGCGGGTGGTATTTTGTGCAACTCCCCTGGATTAGAATATTCTTTTCGGGAGGAAACCCCGCCGTGGCGATCTTTTTTGTGCTGTCGGGGTATGTGCTGAGTATATCTCCATTTCGGAAATTACATgatgggaggaggaaggatgTTCTGAACAGCTTGGTGAGCGCTACGGTGAGGAGGCCGTTTCGGTTGTACATTCCCGTCATTGGAGTGAGCTTGGCTTTCGTGCTGGCCATGCATTTACCCTTCGGACTGGCGCCAAAAGTCGGCTGGCCGACGCCGAAGGACTCACTCGCTGCGGAACTGGCAGAGTGGGTGCCGCAGACATTGAGAGTACTCAACCCTTTCGCTCTACTAGGCATTACCAAACCATGGTACATCTACGACCCGCCAGCATACACCATGGCAATCGAGTACGTCGGCTCAATGCTCGTCTTCGCCCTCCTCGCATGCCTCACCTTCATCCGCTCCGCACGCCTCCACggcctcatcctcgtcctcctgtGCCTGGCATTCCTCCTCACCTACCACTGGACCTGGGCCATGTTCGCAATGGGAATGTTCCTCGCCCTCAACGACGTGGAAGCCTTCGACtccaccttcctctcccgcTTCGGCGCCCGCGCGACCAATACCCTCCACCACATCTCCTTCATCGTCGGCTGGtacctcctctcccaaccCGCGGGTCCCATGGACGCCGGCAAAATGTCCATGGACACTCCAGGCTGGTACATCCTCACGAACCTCATCCCCTCCATCTACATCGGCACCAACAAAGAATACTGGCGCTGGTGGAACGCCTGGGGCGCGCTGCTGCTCGTCTACTCCGTCCTGCGCATCCGCTGGCTTCAGCGATTCTGCACTTCCCGTCCGCTCGTCTACCTCGGGAGACTGTCGTTCATGTTGTACCTCACGCACACACCGGTGTTGTGGACGTTTGCGGACAGGGTGTATCGGGCGCTGGGCAATGTACCCGCGGAGGGGATGAGCACGTGGTGGGATGGGAGGTTTGAGGTGCCGAATTGGGGACCGCATGGGTTTGGGACGAGGTGGTTTCTGGCGCAGGGGCTGGTGTTGCCGGTGCAGTTTCTGGTGGCGGAGGGGGCGACGAGGGGAATTGATCGGCCTAGTATTGAGGTTGGGAGGTGGATTGTGGGGAGGCTGGGGATTTGA